CTGGCCAGCGCCTGAACTTCAAGGTCAAGGTTGTCGACGTGCGTGACGCCAGCGAAGAAGAAATCGCTCACCGTCACATCCACGGTGAAGGTGGCCATCACCACTGATTTTCTGCGCTAAGCTCAGAGAGTCGCCAGGCGCTCGGGCAAGCCGGACTTGCCCTCCTCGGGAGGGTGGACGGTTTGGCCGCGCGCCTTTTTCGTGGGCGGGATTCGCCCCTGCGGCAATCGGAACCTGAGAGGGGATTTCATCATGAGTGCATTTCACGACCTGACGTTGAAGGCGCTGAACGGCGAGGACCTGCCCCTTGCACCGTTCAAGGGCCAGGTGGTGCTGGTGGTCAATGTCGCCTCCAAGTGCGGCCTGACGCCGCAGTACGCTTCGCTGGAAAAGCTGCACCAGCAGTACAAGGGCCAGGGCTTCAACGTGCTCGGCCTGCCGTGCAACCAGTTCGCAGGCCAGGAGCCTGGCAGCGACAAGGAAATCCAGGATTTCTGCAGCCTCAACTACGGCGTGAGCTTCCCGCTGGGGGCCAAGCTCGAGGTCAACGGCGCGCAACGCCATTCGCTGTATCGCCTGCTGGCGGGCGAAGGCGCCGAGTTCCCCGGCGACATCACCTGGAACTTCGAAAAGTTCCTGGTCGGCAAGGATGGCCGGGTTCTGGCACGCTTCGCCCCGCGTACCGCGCCAGACGATCCGACCGTGGTGCAGGCGATTGAGAAAGCGCTGGCCTGATCACGGGCTGCCCAGCGCCGGCTCGCCGGCTTCCACGGAAGGGCGCTTTGCCTGTGGACGGCGCGGTCGGTGTGGGAGCCGGCTTGTCGTGGCGACGAACCGCGGTGAAAGGGCCGCAAGGCGGCCCCGGGCGATCTAGAACGCTACCGACGTCTGCACGTATAGCGTGCGCGGCTCACCCACGTACTTGCCCTTGTTGTTGTCGTCGAACGAGCGGGTGTAGTACTCGCGGTTGAACAGGTTCTTCACCCCCACCGCCACCTTCAGGTTCGAAAGCGCAGGGCCGAAGTCATAGCCGGCGCGGGTGCTGACCAGCATGTAGCCGGGGATGCGCCCGGTGCTGCCGTCGGCACTCTCGCTGCCGGTGTTGGCGTTGTCGGCGTACTGGCTGCTCTGGAAGCTGCTGTCCAGGTTCAACTGCCACGGGCCTTCGGTGTAGCCGATGCCCAGCGTGCCCTTGTGGCGCGACGAGAACGGCACCTGGTTGCCCTTGTTCGGGCCGTCTTCACGAATGGTGGCGTCGACGAAGGCGTAGCCGGCATGCACGTCGAAGCCGGCCAGGGCCGGGCTCAGGCCGTCGAGGGCGTAGCGCACGCTGGTCTCGATGCCCTGGTGGCGGGTTTCGCCACGGGCGATCACCGAATCGTTGGTCTGGTTGCTTTCGTACTGGTTGTCGAAATTGATCAGGAACGCGCCGATCTCTGCCTGCAGGTCGCCATTGTCGTAGCGGGTGCCGACTTCCCAGGTGCGCGCCTTCTCCGGTTTCACCTCGCCACTGCTGACCCGGTTGGGCATCTGGCTGTACTGCACGCTGCCGAACGAGCCTTCGGTGTTGGCGTACAGGTTCCAGTTGTCGGTGAGGTGGTACATCACGTTCAGTGCGGGCAAGGCGGTGTTGTAGCTGCCTTGGTACTGCTGGCCGTTGAGCTTGTTGCTCTGCCGCGAGTCGATCATCTCGTAGCGGATGCCCGGGGTGATGGTCCAGCGGCCGATATCGATACGGTCGTCCAGATAGATGGCGTGGGCTTCGGTGCTGCCGCGGGTGTCGCGGTCGTTGCGGCTGGCGGTGGTCGGCAGGGCGCCGTTGACCGGTTCGCGGTAACGCAGTTCATGGCCGGCTTCGTTGACGTAGCGATAGCCGATGCCCAGTTCGTGCCAGCTTTCGCCCAGGGCCAGGCCCTGCGAGAAACGCGTTTCGATGCCGCGCACCCAGTACTCGCGCGGCGACAGCGAGACGAAGCTGCCCTGGTCCAGGTAGCCGCTGCGCAGGGTCTTGGTGAAGAAGCTGTTGACGCTGAACTGGCGGTCGTCCTGCTTGTAGTCGTAACCGAAGTTGAACAGGGTGCGACGGCCCCAGAACTTGTCCTTCAGGCGCGTCGACTGGTACGGATCGGCGTCGAAGTCCGCCGTGCTGAGGCCGCCGGGCATCTCGGCCTCGCCCTCGTAGTACTGGGCCATGGCGTGCAGGCTGTTGGCTTCGTCCAGTTGCAGCTTGCCCTTGAGCATCAGGTCGTCGATCTGCGTGTCGCTGTGCTCGCGCCAGTCACTGCCACGGGTGCCGGAGTAGAGCAGGGCGCCGCCCAGGCCGCTGGCGTTGGTGCCGCCGATCAGCAGGTTGGCGCTGTTCTTCAGGCCATCCTGGCTGGACGACGGGCTGAGCTGGTTCTGCATCGCCGCCTTGAAGGTGGCCTCTTCGGGAATGGCGCGGGTGACGAAGTTGACGATGCCGCCGACGTTCTGCGGCCCGTAGCGCACCGCGCCGCCGCCGCGCACCACGTCCACGGCGTCCATGTTGCCCAGGCTGATCGGCGCCAGCGACAGCTGCGGCTGGCCGTAGGGGGCGAAGGGCACCGGGATGCCATCCATCAGCACGGTGGAGCGCGAGGCCAGGCGCGGATTGAGGCCGCGGATGCCGAAGTTCAGCGCCAGGTCGTGGCTGCCGGTGCCGTTGTTTTCCGGGGCGTTGACGCCGGGGATGCGGTTGAGCACTTCGCGGGCACTGCTGGCGCCGCTGCGTTCGAATTCATCGCGACGCACCACGTCGCGGGCACCGGGGTGCTCGAAGACGTTGTCCTGGCGGGCCTCGGCCAGCCAATCGCCGACCACGGTCGAGGCGCCCAGTTCGACCGCCGCATTGCCGCCGGTGGCCGGCAGCGGTTGCAGGCTGTAGGCGTTGTCGACCTCCTGACGCGCCTGCAGGCCACTGCCGCGCAGCAGGGCGTCCAGGCCCTGGCCGACCTCGTACTGGCCTTCCAGGCCAGGGCTGTTCAGGCCCTGGGTGAGGCCGGGGCTGAACGAGATCAGCGCACCGCTTTCGCGACCGAACTGGTTCAGGGCCTGTTCCAGTGTGCCGGGCGCGATGTGGTAGTCACGGGGCTCGCCGGCGAGGGCGAACGGGGCGGCGAGGATCAGGGCGTAGGCGAGGGGGCTGAGGCGCAGGGGCATGTGACGGAGGTCCTGTGACAAGGGGTTCTGCCTTCTCTGTCACGCGAGGTTCGGGAAATGGCTCAACGGGTTGGAAAAAAGATCGAGCAGGTTATGTCTGCCGTTTGCTGCTTAGCCGGTTGACGCCGCCTCGAGCGACACCCAGTACCGGGTGAACCGCCGCACCTTCACCGGTAGTGTCACCTCCAGCATTTCCAGGATCCGCTCACTGTCGGCCAGTGGATACGACCCGGAAATCCGCAGGTCGGCGACGCTTTCGCTGCAACCCAGCTGGCCGAGCCGATAACGCCCAAGCTCGGCGAGAAAATCGCTCAGGCGCATCTGCGACACCACCAGCATGCCGTCCACCCAGGCCGCGCGGTTGGGGTCGAGCGGCGCGATGGCCTGCCAGCCGCCCATGGCAAACCGTGCCTGGTGGCCGGCCAGCAGCGGTGTGCCGGCCACGCTGGCGCTGCCGCTGAACACCGAGACCAGGCTGAAACCGTCGAACTGGCGCACATCGAAGCGCCCGCTTTCCAGGCGCAGCTCGCCCTGGGCCGTGGCCAGGCGCAGTGGACGGGGATCGTTTTGCACTTCGAGCAACAACTCGCCCTCCTGCAATCGCACCCGGCGCTGCTGGCCGTCGAAGCGCACATCGGCGGCGCTGCGGGTGTTCAGGTGCAGCTGGCTGCCGTCGTCGAGGGTCAGGCGGCGGCGCTGGCCGACCGGGCTGCGGTAGTCGGCCATCAGCCCGGGCAGTGGATTGTGCTGCTGCAGGCCCAGCCCGGCGGCACTGGCCACGCCGGCCAGCAGCAAGACCTTGAGGGCGCGGCGCCGGGCGGGTGAGGGTGGTGCCTGCAGGGTGGCGTGGACCACTGGCGCGGTCACGCCGCGCAGGCGCTGGTTGACCTGCTGGATATGCGCCCAGGCGCGCTGGTGCTCGCTGTCTGCCTGCAGCCAGTGCTGCAGGGCCTGGTGCTGGTCGAAATCGGCACTCTGCGACTCGATCAGCCAGTGCACCGCCTGTTCGGCGATCTGCGCCGAGAACGTGCCGTTCACAGGGCGAAGTAGCAGCGTAGGGCTGCCTTGTGCAGGTAGCGCTTGACCGTGGCCAGGGAGATGCCCAGCTCACGGGCGATCTCGCCCTGGCCCAGGCCGTCGACCTGGGCCAGCAGGAAGGCGCGCTTGACCAGCGCCGGCAGGCCGTCCAGCAGGCGGTCGAGCTCCAGCAGGGTATCGAAGATAAGGGCTTTGTCTTCCTCGCTCGGTGCCACCTGTTCGGGCACCTGGGCCAGGGCCTCGAGGTAGGCGCGCTCCAGTTCCTGGCGGCGGAAGTGGTTGCACAGCACACGCTTGGCCACGGTGGTGAGGAAGGCACGGGGCTCGATCAGTTGCGGCGCTTCGCGGGCCTGGAGCAAGCGCACGTAGGTGTCCTGTGCCAGGTCGGCGGCGCTTTGCGGGCAACCCAGACGTCGTCGCAGCCAACCGGTCAGCCAGCTGTGGTGGGCGATGTAGAGGCCTTCGACGGTGGAAGAGAGGGCGCTGGGCACCGATGCGACTCCGGCGCACAAGGCGCAACTGGAAGTAAGAATTGTTCGCATTGTATTCATGCCGCCGCTGTTCGGCAATTGCTGCCGACGCAAGGCATGCGACCGTTTGCGCCGGCATGCTTTGCTTATGAGAATTGAAATCATTAGTATTGCAACCCCCATTCCCGGACCCTCGCCATGAAGAGCAAAGCCGCCGGCCTTCCCCTGAGCTACCGCCTGGCCGTGACCTCACGCAGCCTGGCCGCGCTGCTGGGTGGCTACCTGCTGGCGTCGATGGCCAGTGTCTGCATCACCCTGCTGGCGCCGATGACCCAGGCCGACGCGACGATGACCGGGATGATGCTGTCATTCGTCTTCTACCTGATCGCCTTCATCTGGTGCTTCGCCTGCCGCAGCGCCTGGCGCGCCTGGCTGGGCATGCTGCTGCCAAGCATGGTGCTGGGGCTGATCAACGCACTGGCCTACTGGATGAACCTGCCATGAAAGAAGGCTTCCGCCAGGCCATGGCCTGGCTGCACACCTGGACCGGCCTGATCTTCGGCTGGCTGCTGTTCGCCATCTTCCTCACCGGGACGCTGTCGTACTTCAAGGACGAGATCAGCCACTGGACCCAGCCCGAGGTGCAGAGCCATCCGCTGGACCCTGTGACCAGTCTCGGCCTGGCCCAGCGTTACCTCGAAACCAATGCCAGCCATGCCAGCACCTGGTTCATCCGCCTGCCCAGCGAGCGCGAGGCGGCGTTGAGCGTCAGCTGGCGCGATCCGAACGGTGGTGGGCGGCGTGGTTTCACCGACAAGGAGCTCGACGCGCGCACTGGCGAGGCGGTCGAGGCCCGCGACAGCCGGGGCGGCGAGTTCTTCTACCGCTTCCACTTCCAACTGCAGATGCCCCACCCATGGGGGCGCTGGCTGTCGACCTTCTGCGCCTTCATCATGCTATTGGGGCTGGTCACCGGGATCATCACCCACAAGAAGATCTTCAAGGAGTTCTTCACCTTCCGCCCGGGCAAGGGCCAGCGGTCCTGGCTCGACGGCCACAACGCCATCGGTGTGCTGGTGCTGCCGTTCCACCTGATGATCAGCTACAGCAGCCTGGTGATCTTCATGTACATGGTCATGCCGGCCAGCATCCTGGCCAGCTACGGCGACAGCAGCGGCTACTTCAACGATGTGTTCGGCCGCGACGAGGTGCCCGAGGCGGTTGCCCAGGCCGCGCCGCTGGCGCCGTTGACCGAGCTGTATGCCAAGGTCCAGGAACAGGCGCCGGGGGCGCGCATGGGCTACATCCAGGTGCACAACCCCGGTGACCGCAACGCCCGGGTCACCTTCACCCGCGCCTCGGCCGACAGTGTCGCCTACCAGCGCAGCGCCATCTGGACCTTTGATGGCGTCAGTGGCGAGCTGCTGCGCCGCGGCGCGCCGGAAAGCGCGGCGATGACCACCTCGTTCACCTTCGTCGGCCTGCACATGGGCAACTTCGCCGGGCCCTGGCTGCGCTGGCTGTACTTCGCCTTCGGCGTGGCCGGCACCGCGGTGATCGGCACCGGGCTGGTGATGTGGCTGGGCAAGCGCCAGCTCAAGCATGCCAAGAGCGCGCGCATGCCCGGCGAGCTGCGCCTGGTCGAAGTGCTGAACATCGCCAGCATGAGCGGCCTGTTGCTGGGCGTGGCGGCGTTCTTCTGGGCCAATCGCCTGTTGCCGGCAACGTTGGAAGGGCGGGCTGACTGGGAGATCAACGGCTTCTTCCTGGCCTGGGGCGCGTCGTTGCTCCACGCCATGTTGAGGAGCGGGCGCCGCGCCTGGGGCGAACAACTGACGCTGGGCGCGCTGGCGTTCGCCTTGCTGCCGTTGCTCAACGCGCTGACCTACGACAAGGGGCTGGATCACTCCATCGCCGCCGGTGACTGGGCCATGGCCGGTTTCGACCTGACGGCCCTGGCCACCGGCCTGTTCCTGGCCTGGGCCGCCGGCAAGATGCTGCGCGCGCCCAAGCCGGCCACCAAGCGTGTACCACGCGCCGCCAAGACCGTGGAGGCGAGCTGATGCTGGGGGTTGCGCTGATGGGCTTCGCCGGTTTTGCCGGCCTGTGCCTGGCCATGGAAAAACACTTCAACGACCTGCTTGGGCGCAAGCCCACGGGGCGGCAGCTGCGAGCCTTGAAAATCACGGGCTGGGCGTTGCTGCTGCTGTCGTTGATCCTCGCCGTGCATGGGCGCGGCTGGGCCCTGGGCCTGGTGGAGTGGATCGCCGTGCTGATGGCCGGGGTGACCCTGTGGGTGTTCGGCCTGCCCTACCAACCGCGGCTGTTGCTCGGAGCGGCGCTTGCCAGCCTGGTACTCGGGCCGCTGCTGGCCGTGCTGGCGGTCTAGCCCCTTGAGCGACTCCGAGGCCGGCGGCGGGCGGGCACGCTTCCTCCAGGTGTTCCTCGCCCAGCGTGCGCGCATGGAGGCGCTGGTCAGCCGCCGTGTCGGCTGCCGCGCCACGGCGTCGGACCTGGTGCAGGATCTGTTCCTGCGCTTCTGGCGGCGCCCCGAGGTGAAGGTCGAGGCGCTCGATACCTACCTGCTGCGCAGCGCCAGCAACCTGGCCATCGACTACCTGCGCAGCGAAGGCAGCCGCGACCGCGCCGCCGAGGGTTTGCACGAACCCGATGAAACGCATTGTGCCCAGGCGCCCGAGCAGGCCCTGGAGGTCGACCACGACCTGCAACGTATCGAGGCTGCCTTGCGGGCATTGCCCGAACGCACCCGGCAGATCTTCCTGCTCAGCCGCATCCATGGCTGCACCTACGGCGAGATCGCCAAGGCCATGCAGTTGTCCCAGAGCGCAGTGGAAAAGCATATGATGCGCGCCCTCGAAGCGTGCAAGGCGAGTGTCGCCGAACCCGCGTCCCCATTGCGCCGGCCAGGGAGCGCCCGTCGATGAGTGTTGAACCGCCGATCACTGCCGCCCAGTCCCAGGCCGCCCTGCGCTGGCTGGGGCGCATCCAGCAGCAGCCGGCGCAGGCCGAGGGCGCGGCGTTCAAGCGCTGGTTGCTGGAGAGCCCCGCCCACCGCCAGGCCTATGCCGAGGCCCAGGCGCTCTGGCGCCTGAGCGAGGCGCCGGCGGCGCGGCTGGCGGCCGAGGAACACCAAGGTCTGCAAGCGTACCTGGAGGCCATGCGCCGGCCCGAGCGCAAGCGACCGTGGCGCGGCCTGGCGGTGGCGGCGAGCCTGGTCCTGGCGCTGGGATTCGCGGCAGGCTGGCAGCCACAGTTCTGGCTGCAGGACTTGCGCGCCGACTACACCAGCGGGGCGCAGGTGCGCCAGGTGACCCTGGCCGATCGTTCGCAACTGACCCTGGATGCCGGCACTGCCGTGGCAGTGGATTTCACCCAGGGCGAGCGGCGTGTGCGGTTGCTGCGCGGCGCCGCGTTCTTCGAGGTGACCCATACCGGCGAACCGTTCCTGGTGGATGCCCAAGGCGGCGAAGTGCGGGTGCTGGGGACCCAGTTCGAGGTGCGCGGGCAGGGTGACGGCGCGCAGGTCACGGTGCGCAGCGGGCGGGTGGCGGTGACGGCCAGCGCTGGACAGCAAGCCCGCGAACTGACGGCCAATCAGCAGATGGCCTATGCCGCAGGCGTGGCCGGCACGGTCGAGGGAGTGGACAGCGACAGCCGGCTGGCCTGGCGGCAGGGCTGGCTGAACTACTACCAGGTGCCATTGGCACAGGTGATCGAGGACCTGGGACGCTATTACCCCGGGCGAATCCTGTTGCTCGACGACGAGCTGGCGCAGCGTAAGGTCAGTGGCAGTTTCCCAGCAGGGGAGCCGCTGGCCGCGTTGGATTCGCTGGGCAAGGTGATGGGGTTTTCGCGGCAGACGGTTTTGGGGCGGTTGACCGTTCTGCGTTGATCGCGGGGCAGAAAAATATTTCGATCAGGTGATGAGGTACCCCACGCCGGCATCCGTGTAGTGAGTGGAAGTGCGATTCATTCGCATACGATCATCCCGCCCACAGGTCCGCGTCCATGAAGTTCACCCCGCGTTGCGTCTCGCTCTGGTTCGGCCTCTGCAGCTTGTCCGTTATGGCCGTCGTGCCCCATGCCGTGGCCGCCCAGCAGAGCCAGGTCTATGCCTTCGCCCAGCCCAGCCAGCCGCTGGCCCAGGCACTCAACGCCTTCAGCCGTACCACCGGGCAGAGCGTGGTCTATACCCTGACGCTACCGGACCTGCGGGCCCCGGCGCTGAACGGCACCTTCGACGCCGAGCAGGCGCTGCAGCAGCTGCTCGGCAACTCGGGCCTGGCCTGGCGTCGCCTCGACGCGCGCACCCTGACCCTGGAGCCGCTCGACACCTCCGGCGCACTGAACCTGCAGGCCACCACCATCAATTCGCAACTGGACGACTACAGCTACCAGCCGCCGGCCAGCGCCTCGATCATGCGCGGCCAGGGCGCGACCCTGGACATCCCGCAGGCCGTGAACGTGGTCCCGGCCCAGGTGATCCGCGACCAGGCACCGCGCAACCTGGACGATGCCCTGTACAACGTCAGCGGCATCACCCAGGGCAACAACTTCGGCGGTACCGCCGACACCGTGATGAAGCGTGGCTTCGGCGACAACCGCGACGGCTCGATCATGCGCGACGGCATGCCGATCGTGCAGGGCCGCGCGCTCAATGCCAGCACCGAACGGGTCGAAGTGCTCAAGGGCCCGGCCTCGCTGCTCTACGGCATCCAGGACCCGGGTGGGGTGATCAACGTGGTCAGCAAGCGCCCGCAACTTACCCAGTACAACGCCCTGACCCTGCGCGGCTCGACCTACGGCAGCGGCAAGAACGGCAGCGGCGGCGGCCTGGACAGCACGGGTGCGCTGGGGGAGAGCAACCTGGCCTATCGCCTGATCGTCGATCACGAGGATGAAGACTACTGGCGCAACTTCGGCGTGCATCGCGAATCACTGGTGGCGCCGTCGCTGGCCTGGTATGGCGAGGACACCCAGGTGGTGCTGGCCTATGAGCACCGCGAGTTTCGCTATCCGTTCGACCGCGGTACCGCCTTCGGCAGCGACGGCCACCCGCTGAACATACCCGCCACCCGCCGCCTGGACGAGCCGTTCAACGACATGGAGGGCCGCTCCGACCTGTACCGCCTGGAAATCGACCATCAGTTGGATGACGCATGGAAGCTGCACGTCGGCTACAGCTTCAACCGCGAGACCTACGATGCCAGCCAGGTGCGCGTGACCGGCGTGGATGAAAGCAAGAGTACGCTGTCGCGCAGTATCGACGGCACCCGGGGCGCACTGAGCCGCGACCAGTTCGCCACCTTCAGCCTCAACGGCAGCGTCGAGCTGGCCGGCATGCGCCACGACCTGGTGCTGGGTGCCGATCACGAGGACCGCAAGGTCTATCGCGCCGACCTGATCCGCCAGAACAGCCGCTCGACCTTCAGCTACCTGAACCCGGTCTATGGCCGCGAAGTGGAAGGCACCAGCGTGCGCGCCAGCGACAGCGACCAGACCGACAAGCTGCGCACCGATTCGCTGTTCCTGCAGGACGCCTGGCACCTGGACGAGCACTGGATCCTGGTGGCCGGCGGGCGTTTCCAGCAGTACGACCAGTACGCCGGCCGCGGCCGACCGTTCAACGTCAACACCGACACCAGCGACCAGACCTGGGTGCCCCATGCGGGCGTGGTCTACAAGGTCGATGACCAGCTGTCGTTCTATGCCAGCTACAGCGAGTCGTTCAAGCCCAACTCGACCATCGCCCCGCTGAGCATCGGCGGTGGCCGTACCCTGACCCTGGACTCTGGGGTCGCGCCGGAGGAGGGCAAGTCGTGGGAGCTGGGGGCCAAGCTCGACGTGCCGGGCGCGGTGACCGGTACCTTGGCGCTGTTCGACATCACCAAGCGCAACGTGCTGGTGGCCGATGGCGATACCCAGCCGGGGACCATTCTCTACAGCAACGCGGGGGAAGTCCGCTCACGGGGTGTCGAGCTGGACCTGACCGGCCAGCTCAGCGAGCGCTGGAGCCTGATCGGCGCCTATGCCTTCACTGACGCCGAGGTCACCAAGGACCCGCAGCTCAAGGGCAATCGCCTGCAAAACGTCGCCCGCCACAGTGGCTCGCTTTCGGCGGTATACGACTACGGCAGCCTGTTCGGCGGTGATCGCCTGCGCCTGGGGGCCGGTGCGCGCTATGTGGGTGAGCGTGCGGGCAACGCGACAAACGACTTCGACTTGCCGGCCTACACCGTGGCCGATGCCTTTGCCAGCTACGAAACCAAGCTGGACGAGCACAAGGTGCGCCTGCAGTTGAACGTGAAGAACCTGTTCGACAAGGTGTACTACAGCTCGGCGGTGAACCGTTACTTCGTCGCGGTGGGGGATGCGCGGCAAGTCAGCCTGTCGAGCACTCTGGAGTTCTGATCAGCGGGGCCGCAATGCGGCCCCAGGATCAACTGGCGAATGCCGCCCGATACGCCCCCGGCGTCGCTCCCAATGCCTGGCGAAACCGGTTGCTGAAGTGACTGGCACTGGCAAACCCGCACAGCAGCGCCACTTCGCCCAGGGGCAGGGTGCCCATGCGCAGCAAGCGACACGCCCTTTGCAGCCGCCGGGCCAGCAGGTACTGATGCGGCGGCAGGCCGAAGCTCGCCCGGAACATCCGCGCGAAGTGGTACTCGGACAGGTTGCAGCGCAGTGCCAGCTCCCCCAGCGTCAGCGGCTGGTCGAGGTTGGCCTCGATATAGTCCACCAGTTGCCGACGCTGGTGCGGTGCCAGCCCGCCCTTGAGTTTCAGCCCCTGGCGCAGGCCGACCTGGTTGAGCACGGCATGGTCGATTATGTCGTGGGCCAGGCTGCTGGCCAGCAGGCGTTCGCCGGGTTCGGCCCAGTCCAGGCCGATCAGCTCGCGGAAACGCCGGGCCTGCTGAGGATCGTCGAGGAAGGTCGCTTCGCGCAGTTGCATTTCCCGGGGCTCGCGGTCCAGCAGGCGGGTGCAGCCGAGGGCGAACTGTTCCTCGCTGATGTACAAGTGGGCCAGACGGATCGTGCCGTTGATCACCCAGTTCGACTCGTGGCCGGCGGGCATCACGCACAGCTTGTCCGGCGCGCCGCGATCGCCAGGGCGCTGGCGGCGGAAGGTGCCGGTACCGTCGGCGATGTAGCAGGACAGCGTGTGATGGCTGGGCGCCTGGTAGTCGCGGGCATCGTCGCGGTTGCTCCACAAGGCCGCCGCCAGGCCGTCGCCCAGGTGCGCGCTCAGCTCCAGCCGGGCGTGGGGCGAGGCGTTGAGGGCGTTGAAGACCTGCAGGTGATCGAGTGGGGGCATGGGCGACTCCTCTGCCGGCCATCGTACTGCGGTGCGGGCGGGAAGGCAGCTGGTGGAAGAGGAAAAGCGCAAGTTTATGCAAGCGCCGGACTCAGGGCGCGGTAAAGACTCGTAGTCCTGGCGAGGGCGGCGCCCTCGATCGCTGGCAAGCCAGCTCCCACAAGGTGAAGGCATGTGCTGTTCCTGTGGGAGCTGGCTTGCCAGCGATGGGCCGCAAAGCGGCCCCAAGTCGACTGTCTGGAGGAATGCCTGTGAATCTGTCGCTCTACCTGCTCACCGTCCTGATCTGGGGCACCACCTGGATCGCCTTGAAACTGCAACTGGGCGAGGTCGCCATCCCGGTGTCGATCGTCTACCGCTTCGCCCTGGCCGGGTTGATCCTGTTCGCCTTCCTGCTGCTCACCCGCCGCCTGCAGCCGATGAACCGGCGCGGCCACCTGGTGTGCCTGGCCCAGGGCCTGTGCCTGTTCTGCGTCAACTTCATGTGCTTCCTCACCGCCAGCCAGTGGGTAGCTACCGGCTTGATCGCCGTGGTGTTCTCCACCGCCACCTTGTGGAACGCGATCAATGCGCGGTTGTTCTTCGGCCAACGGATTGCCGCCAACGTGTTGGCCGGCGGCGCCCTGGGCCTGCTCGGCCTGGGCTTGCTGTTCTGGCCGGAGCTTTCGCACCACACCGCCAGCCGCGAGACCTTGTACGGGCTGGGGCTGGGCCTGCTCGGCACGTTGTGTTTCTCGGCGGGCAACATGCTCTCCAGCGTGCAACAGAAGGCCGGGCTCAAGCCAATGACCACCAATGCCTGGGGCATGCTGTATGGCGCCTCGATGCTGGCGGTGTACTGCCTGGCCAGGGGCATTCCGTTCGACATGGAGTGGAACGCCCGCTACATCGGCTCGCTGCTGTACCTGGTGATACCGG
This sequence is a window from Pseudomonas maumuensis. Protein-coding genes within it:
- a CDS encoding FecR family protein, with translation MSVEPPITAAQSQAALRWLGRIQQQPAQAEGAAFKRWLLESPAHRQAYAEAQALWRLSEAPAARLAAEEHQGLQAYLEAMRRPERKRPWRGLAVAASLVLALGFAAGWQPQFWLQDLRADYTSGAQVRQVTLADRSQLTLDAGTAVAVDFTQGERRVRLLRGAAFFEVTHTGEPFLVDAQGGEVRVLGTQFEVRGQGDGAQVTVRSGRVAVTASAGQQARELTANQQMAYAAGVAGTVEGVDSDSRLAWRQGWLNYYQVPLAQVIEDLGRYYPGRILLLDDELAQRKVSGSFPAGEPLAALDSLGKVMGFSRQTVLGRLTVLR
- a CDS encoding TonB-dependent siderophore receptor, producing MKFTPRCVSLWFGLCSLSVMAVVPHAVAAQQSQVYAFAQPSQPLAQALNAFSRTTGQSVVYTLTLPDLRAPALNGTFDAEQALQQLLGNSGLAWRRLDARTLTLEPLDTSGALNLQATTINSQLDDYSYQPPASASIMRGQGATLDIPQAVNVVPAQVIRDQAPRNLDDALYNVSGITQGNNFGGTADTVMKRGFGDNRDGSIMRDGMPIVQGRALNASTERVEVLKGPASLLYGIQDPGGVINVVSKRPQLTQYNALTLRGSTYGSGKNGSGGGLDSTGALGESNLAYRLIVDHEDEDYWRNFGVHRESLVAPSLAWYGEDTQVVLAYEHREFRYPFDRGTAFGSDGHPLNIPATRRLDEPFNDMEGRSDLYRLEIDHQLDDAWKLHVGYSFNRETYDASQVRVTGVDESKSTLSRSIDGTRGALSRDQFATFSLNGSVELAGMRHDLVLGADHEDRKVYRADLIRQNSRSTFSYLNPVYGREVEGTSVRASDSDQTDKLRTDSLFLQDAWHLDEHWILVAGGRFQQYDQYAGRGRPFNVNTDTSDQTWVPHAGVVYKVDDQLSFYASYSESFKPNSTIAPLSIGGGRTLTLDSGVAPEEGKSWELGAKLDVPGAVTGTLALFDITKRNVLVADGDTQPGTILYSNAGEVRSRGVELDLTGQLSERWSLIGAYAFTDAEVTKDPQLKGNRLQNVARHSGSLSAVYDYGSLFGGDRLRLGAGARYVGERAGNATNDFDLPAYTVADAFASYETKLDEHKVRLQLNVKNLFDKVYYSSAVNRYFVAVGDARQVSLSSTLEF
- a CDS encoding helix-turn-helix domain-containing protein — translated: MPPLDHLQVFNALNASPHARLELSAHLGDGLAAALWSNRDDARDYQAPSHHTLSCYIADGTGTFRRQRPGDRGAPDKLCVMPAGHESNWVINGTIRLAHLYISEEQFALGCTRLLDREPREMQLREATFLDDPQQARRFRELIGLDWAEPGERLLASSLAHDIIDHAVLNQVGLRQGLKLKGGLAPHQRRQLVDYIEANLDQPLTLGELALRCNLSEYHFARMFRASFGLPPHQYLLARRLQRACRLLRMGTLPLGEVALLCGFASASHFSNRFRQALGATPGAYRAAFAS
- a CDS encoding DMT family transporter — its product is MNLSLYLLTVLIWGTTWIALKLQLGEVAIPVSIVYRFALAGLILFAFLLLTRRLQPMNRRGHLVCLAQGLCLFCVNFMCFLTASQWVATGLIAVVFSTATLWNAINARLFFGQRIAANVLAGGALGLLGLGLLFWPELSHHTASRETLYGLGLGLLGTLCFSAGNMLSSVQQKAGLKPMTTNAWGMLYGASMLAVYCLARGIPFDMEWNARYIGSLLYLVIPGSVIAFTAYLTLVGRMGPERAAYCTVLFPLVALNVSAFAEGYEWTAPALLGLVAVMAGNVLVFRKPSQRTQSALARS